In a single window of the Candidatus Lernaella stagnicola genome:
- the pnp gene encoding polyribonucleotide nucleotidyltransferase, whose translation MQVTVFEADVFGKTITIETGRMAKQADGSVIVRCGDTMVLVTAVCDKDPREGADFLPLTCDYQEKTYSAGKIPGGFFKREGRPSEKEILTSRLIDRPVRPRFPKGFNHELQIVAGLLSKDDTHEGDVLGITGASTALHISHAPFDGPISAVRVGYVGGKFIANPTHQEMPESEMDLIVAASRDAIVMVEGECQFVPEDRLTKALMFGFQACQPLNDVQDKLREAVGVEKMVFTPKELPADLVSAVQDAVGERLLAALTVKDKAGRRNALRALRDEVFETLNEGHAEESLIPKKDFREVYDRLKSDTARNLVLSKRVRIDGRQPDEVRLLTMEVALLPRTHGSALFTRGETQALVTTTLGTSSDEQKIDGLLDEEWRTFLLHYNFPPFSVGEVRFLRGPGRREIGHGNLARRALAPVLPSEEDFPYTVRLVSDVLESNGSSSMATVCGGSLALMDAGVPITEAVAGVAMGLIKGEGDDFVVLTDILGDEDHMGDMDFKVTGTKDGITAIQMDIKVSGINEEVFTKALEQARVARLHILEGMNAVLAKSRPDLAPHAPRITTVMISTDKIRDIIGPGGKTIRRIVEETGVKIDVEDDGRVLIASTDGAAAEKAVQIIRELTAEPEEGKFYVGRVVRIEAYGAFVQIFPGVDGMIHISQLEERRVERVEDVINLGDEVLVQVIEIDKERGRVRLSRKAALGLDPADVVEQL comes from the coding sequence ATGCAAGTGACAGTTTTTGAAGCCGATGTATTCGGCAAAACCATAACCATCGAGACCGGCCGCATGGCCAAGCAAGCTGATGGTTCCGTTATCGTCCGATGCGGCGACACCATGGTCTTGGTCACCGCCGTTTGCGATAAAGACCCAAGGGAAGGCGCGGATTTCTTGCCGCTGACCTGTGACTATCAGGAAAAGACCTATAGCGCAGGAAAGATTCCCGGCGGATTTTTTAAGCGCGAGGGCCGCCCCAGCGAGAAAGAAATTCTGACGAGCCGTCTAATCGACCGGCCCGTCCGCCCTCGCTTCCCGAAAGGTTTCAACCACGAACTGCAGATCGTGGCGGGCCTGCTGTCCAAAGACGACACCCACGAAGGTGACGTGCTGGGCATCACGGGTGCGTCCACGGCGCTGCACATCAGCCACGCTCCTTTCGACGGCCCGATTTCGGCGGTACGCGTCGGCTACGTGGGCGGCAAGTTCATTGCCAACCCTACCCACCAAGAGATGCCCGAATCGGAAATGGACCTCATCGTAGCCGCCAGCCGCGACGCCATCGTCATGGTGGAAGGCGAATGCCAGTTCGTTCCCGAAGACCGCCTCACCAAGGCCTTGATGTTCGGCTTCCAGGCGTGCCAACCGCTCAACGACGTGCAAGACAAACTGCGTGAAGCGGTCGGCGTGGAAAAAATGGTCTTCACGCCCAAAGAGTTGCCTGCCGACCTGGTCTCGGCGGTGCAAGACGCCGTCGGCGAACGCCTACTGGCAGCCTTGACGGTTAAAGACAAGGCCGGTCGTCGCAACGCCTTGCGCGCGCTGCGGGACGAAGTTTTCGAGACACTGAACGAAGGACACGCCGAAGAATCTCTGATTCCGAAAAAGGATTTCCGCGAGGTTTACGACCGCCTGAAATCGGATACCGCCCGCAACCTCGTCTTGAGCAAGCGCGTACGTATCGACGGCCGCCAACCCGACGAAGTGCGGTTACTGACCATGGAAGTGGCTCTGTTGCCGCGCACCCACGGATCGGCGTTGTTTACCCGCGGCGAAACCCAAGCGCTGGTTACGACGACCCTGGGCACCAGCAGCGACGAGCAAAAGATCGACGGTCTGCTCGACGAAGAATGGCGCACCTTCCTACTGCATTACAACTTCCCGCCCTTCAGCGTCGGCGAAGTTCGCTTCCTGCGCGGTCCCGGCCGTCGCGAAATCGGCCATGGCAACCTGGCCCGTCGCGCGCTGGCTCCGGTACTGCCCAGTGAAGAAGATTTCCCGTACACGGTTCGGCTCGTCAGCGACGTGTTGGAATCCAATGGATCCAGCTCGATGGCTACGGTGTGCGGCGGCAGCCTGGCGCTTATGGACGCCGGTGTGCCGATCACCGAAGCAGTCGCCGGCGTGGCGATGGGGCTGATCAAGGGCGAAGGCGACGATTTCGTCGTGCTGACCGATATCCTCGGCGACGAGGATCACATGGGCGACATGGACTTCAAAGTCACCGGTACCAAGGACGGCATCACCGCGATTCAGATGGACATCAAGGTTTCGGGGATCAACGAAGAGGTTTTCACGAAGGCCTTGGAGCAAGCCCGCGTGGCACGCCTGCATATCCTGGAAGGGATGAACGCCGTGCTGGCAAAATCGCGGCCTGATCTGGCTCCGCATGCGCCACGTATCACGACGGTCATGATTTCGACGGACAAGATTCGGGACATCATCGGCCCAGGCGGCAAAACGATTCGCCGCATCGTCGAGGAAACCGGCGTGAAGATCGACGTGGAAGACGACGGCCGCGTGCTGATCGCTTCCACCGACGGCGCCGCCGCCGAAAAAGCCGTGCAGATCATCCGCGAACTGACCGCCGAGCCTGAAGAAGGCAAGTTCTACGTTGGTCGCGTCGTGCGCATCGAAGCATACGGTGCGTTCGTACAGATTTTCCCGGGCGTCGACGGCATGATTCACATCAGCCAGTTGGAAGAACGGCGCGTCGAGAGAGTCGAGGACGTAATCAACCTGGGCGACGAAGTGCTCGTGCAGGTTATCGAAATCGACAAAGAGCGCGGACGCGTGCGCTTGTCCCGCAAAGCGGCGCTCGGCCTCGATCCGGCCGACGTCGTCGAGCAGCTATAA
- the dut gene encoding dUTP diphosphatase yields the protein MKKITVAVQRLPHAADLPLPAYQTTGAAGLDLVAALEAPLILAPGERTLVPTGLIVAIPPGYEAQIRMRSGLALRHGLVLPNAPGTIDSDYRGEIKIIVANLGTESFTLRRGERLAQMVVAPVVQLEWEETDDLPGTDRGTGGFGHTGQ from the coding sequence ATGAAAAAAATCACCGTCGCCGTACAACGCCTGCCTCACGCCGCCGATCTGCCGTTGCCGGCTTACCAAACGACCGGTGCTGCGGGTTTGGATTTAGTGGCCGCACTCGAGGCGCCGTTGATCCTGGCGCCCGGCGAGCGAACGTTGGTGCCCACGGGATTGATCGTCGCGATTCCCCCCGGCTACGAAGCACAAATCCGCATGCGTAGCGGCCTCGCGTTACGCCACGGCTTGGTATTGCCCAACGCGCCCGGCACAATCGACAGCGACTACCGCGGCGAGATCAAAATTATCGTCGCGAATCTGGGTACGGAGAGCTTCACGCTTCGACGCGGCGAACGGCTCGCCCAAATGGTCGTCGCGCCGGTCGTGCAGTTGGAGTGGGAAGAGACCGACGACCTGCCCGGCACCGACCGAGGCACGGGCGGATTCGGCCACACCGGCCAGTAG
- the nfi gene encoding deoxyribonuclease V (cleaves DNA at apurinic or apyrimidinic sites) codes for MRPVFEHPWNLTPTEAVNLQRRLADRVVTTGEPAAIETVCGVDVSYDKTDDNFFAAVVVMNPRDFAVIETRTAMARSPFPYVPGLLSFRELPVVIEALAKLQTTPDLLACDGHGLAHPRRFGLACHLGVLFDCATIGLAKSRLVGTHEEPGLEKGDWTWLVHKDERIGQVVRTRRAVSPLFVSPGHRLGFGEARQWALRLCPTWRLPETTRAAHRAVNEFRRGYREQADDVG; via the coding sequence ATGCGCCCGGTTTTCGAGCACCCCTGGAACCTAACCCCCACCGAAGCGGTCAACCTTCAGCGCCGTCTTGCGGATCGCGTCGTGACGACGGGGGAACCCGCGGCAATCGAAACGGTCTGCGGCGTGGATGTCTCGTACGACAAAACCGACGACAATTTTTTCGCCGCCGTGGTCGTGATGAACCCGCGCGACTTTGCCGTCATCGAGACCCGCACCGCGATGGCCCGCAGCCCCTTTCCCTACGTGCCCGGCTTGCTTTCCTTCCGTGAACTCCCCGTGGTTATCGAGGCGCTGGCGAAGCTGCAGACGACTCCCGACTTGCTGGCGTGCGACGGGCACGGCCTGGCTCACCCGCGACGTTTCGGCCTGGCTTGCCATCTGGGCGTCCTTTTCGATTGCGCCACGATCGGCCTGGCGAAAAGCCGCCTGGTCGGCACGCACGAAGAGCCCGGCTTGGAGAAAGGCGACTGGACGTGGCTAGTACACAAAGACGAACGCATCGGGCAAGTCGTACGAACCCGCCGCGCGGTCTCGCCCCTTTTCGTCAGCCCCGGGCATCGGCTGGGTTTCGGCGAGGCCAGGCAATGGGCGCTGCGGCTTTGTCCGACATGGCGATTGCCCGAAACCACGCGCGCCGCGCATCGGGCGGTCAACGAGTTTCGGCGTGGTTATCGGGAACAAGCGGACGATGTCGGATGA
- a CDS encoding polyhydroxyalkanoate synthesis regulator DNA-binding domain-containing protein has product MAEARIIKRYQNRKLYDTEASAYVTLDDIARMIKQGVDVKVIDNKTKNDLTSLTLTQIIFEEEKKHKSILPLSTLRRIIASGGESISEFVDRHIVPGLNSVTHARREMERYINRLVKKGKMDPEEGRSILQDLVSGGQKGIEDVYSRFDSRVGEILELLRTIAMLSKDLAQLEERVEELEDRIEADQ; this is encoded by the coding sequence ATGGCTGAAGCGCGAATCATCAAACGGTATCAAAACCGGAAACTCTATGATACCGAGGCTTCGGCCTATGTGACTCTCGACGACATCGCCCGGATGATTAAGCAGGGCGTCGATGTGAAGGTCATCGACAATAAAACAAAAAACGATCTTACGAGCCTCACGCTCACGCAAATCATTTTCGAAGAGGAAAAAAAGCATAAGAGCATTCTGCCGCTCTCGACCCTGCGGCGCATCATCGCCAGCGGTGGCGAGTCGATCAGCGAATTTGTCGACCGCCACATCGTGCCCGGCCTCAACAGCGTCACCCACGCCCGGCGCGAGATGGAACGCTACATCAATCGCCTCGTGAAGAAGGGGAAAATGGACCCCGAGGAAGGCCGCAGCATCCTGCAGGATCTGGTGAGCGGCGGCCAAAAGGGAATCGAAGACGTCTATTCGCGGTTCGACTCCCGGGTGGGGGAGATTCTCGAACTACTGCGCACCATCGCCATGCTCAGCAAGGACCTGGCGCAGTTGGAAGAGCGCGTCGAGGAACTCGAAGACCGAATCGAAGCCGACCAGTAG
- a CDS encoding glycosyltransferase family 39 protein: MTTDQDTTVNHPEKDTPIGDPTFDFAPFEEAAPRQLTRWFWLQWCLLLGIGFGMLSILSGGFANMRDFGWTEDGTNMVLLFSEGEKIFYLGLLAMFPFVLFLVIGLEDVFREPLARVSAWLKPIQRRRLYVGLMIALTGFLVFGTVQWVTKNRPITDDERVYWFQTRILSSGQLTLPSLPDEEPLRERIFEDNIFMVNNGKIFGQYPVGHSLALLPGYYLHYRHLMPILFAMLSVLGMYLLGAKIYGPKTGLAATALLTISPMFLATSATLLSHTSTMCFLIWFFYFAYRTWKEDAWWPAVGAGLTFLLAFQTRSTTALMVGGPAGIALAFALFRHARRHWLKIVILAVLVGAALAITFYFNYQINGEILKTNYHAAWGEGKTPFKHPFGFGKGAWHMVHTPEQGFWSAVNNLLRLNWWLFGWPLGLIFVVAWALRRDKRVVEHLGFAAFALSFLVYFFYFWPGVSDTGPVLYCELAPILILLSVRGIAAAPRLLLSWMPRHAAQRRVTLFVVFSCLTAFFTFHQFNARALATVSDNVGELERTLTQYGVPEKAVIFTNYYLKNTTDENFQDSWAVGRPFTDRRLGDERLYYVNYGKERNVAFLKKHHPDMPAYVVSWTTGGTPEAIKLEEYPILSLPDNFPDSR; this comes from the coding sequence ATGACAACTGACCAAGACACCACTGTGAACCACCCGGAGAAGGATACGCCGATCGGCGATCCGACCTTCGACTTTGCGCCCTTCGAGGAAGCGGCGCCGCGCCAATTGACGCGTTGGTTCTGGCTGCAATGGTGCCTGCTGTTGGGCATTGGTTTCGGCATGCTTTCCATCCTCAGCGGCGGCTTTGCCAACATGCGGGATTTCGGCTGGACCGAAGACGGCACCAACATGGTGCTGCTGTTCAGTGAGGGAGAAAAGATTTTCTACCTCGGCCTGCTGGCTATGTTTCCTTTCGTGCTTTTCCTGGTCATCGGTTTGGAAGACGTCTTCCGCGAACCGCTGGCGCGCGTCTCCGCATGGCTGAAACCAATACAGCGTCGGCGTCTCTACGTTGGCCTGATGATCGCGCTGACCGGGTTTCTCGTTTTCGGCACGGTGCAATGGGTTACCAAGAACAGGCCGATCACCGACGACGAACGCGTCTACTGGTTTCAGACGCGCATTCTCAGTAGCGGGCAACTGACGCTGCCGAGCCTGCCCGACGAGGAACCGCTGCGCGAGCGGATATTCGAAGACAACATCTTCATGGTCAACAACGGCAAAATTTTCGGCCAATACCCGGTCGGCCACAGCCTCGCGCTGCTGCCGGGTTACTACCTGCACTACCGGCACCTGATGCCGATCCTCTTTGCGATGCTTTCGGTGTTGGGCATGTATTTATTGGGCGCGAAGATCTACGGCCCGAAAACCGGCCTGGCGGCCACGGCGTTGCTGACGATCAGCCCCATGTTCCTGGCCACCTCGGCCACCCTGCTGAGTCACACCTCGACCATGTGCTTCTTGATCTGGTTCTTCTATTTCGCCTATCGAACGTGGAAGGAAGACGCCTGGTGGCCGGCGGTCGGCGCGGGTCTAACGTTTCTGCTGGCCTTCCAAACCCGTTCGACCACCGCCCTTATGGTGGGCGGCCCCGCGGGTATCGCGTTGGCGTTCGCGTTGTTCCGGCACGCCCGGCGGCATTGGTTGAAAATTGTCATTCTCGCGGTTCTGGTCGGCGCGGCGCTGGCGATCACTTTCTATTTCAACTACCAAATCAACGGCGAGATACTGAAGACCAATTACCACGCGGCATGGGGCGAAGGGAAAACGCCCTTCAAGCACCCCTTCGGTTTCGGCAAGGGCGCGTGGCACATGGTGCATACGCCGGAGCAAGGGTTCTGGTCGGCGGTCAACAACCTGCTGCGGCTCAATTGGTGGCTGTTCGGCTGGCCGCTCGGCCTGATTTTCGTGGTGGCCTGGGCTTTGCGCCGCGACAAGCGGGTCGTGGAACACCTCGGCTTTGCTGCCTTCGCGCTTTCCTTCCTGGTCTATTTCTTCTACTTCTGGCCGGGAGTTTCGGATACCGGGCCGGTGCTTTACTGCGAACTTGCGCCGATATTGATCTTGCTTTCGGTGCGCGGTATCGCCGCGGCGCCCCGCTTGCTGCTGTCCTGGATGCCGCGACACGCGGCTCAGCGCCGTGTGACGCTCTTCGTCGTGTTCTCGTGCCTGACCGCGTTTTTCACCTTCCACCAATTCAACGCGCGCGCCCTGGCGACGGTTTCGGATAACGTCGGGGAATTAGAGCGCACGCTGACGCAATACGGTGTGCCCGAGAAGGCCGTCATCTTCACGAACTACTATTTGAAGAATACAACGGACGAAAACTTCCAGGATAGCTGGGCCGTCGGGCGGCCGTTCACGGATCGCCGGCTCGGCGACGAACGTTTGTACTATGTGAACTACGGCAAAGAGCGGAACGTCGCGTTTCTGAAAAAGCACCACCCCGACATGCCGGCCTACGTTGTTTCGTGGACCACCGGCGGTACGCCCGAGGCGATCAAGCTCGAGGAGTACCCGATCTTGTCGTTACCGGATAACTTCCCCGACTCGCGATGA
- a CDS encoding UbiA prenyltransferase family protein, with product MRKLWQYLQATRPIESCLMIGFPLIGTFIALQAWSGIGLLIVKFFIATYPLVMYVYCLNSFGGLEHDRINARLNMNPAVTGEVSPRELVMLSLGGAFLSGLLYYFWFPNCLLPWLLIVANWTFYSHPRIYAKSRPIFGTLVHFVGGVLQFLLGYAAARPIDAEGVLIGAYFSLVFSAGHLNHEVKDYEPDQVAGLQTNAVVYGPRRMFSIAFAVFTLAFFYLLILAWHDVIPWRYAGPYLLIYVPHLALHVRATRGEWKGYDRTYQVVYRTLFVLAGLALAASKWLALR from the coding sequence ATGAGAAAACTCTGGCAATACCTGCAAGCCACACGGCCGATTGAGTCGTGCCTGATGATCGGCTTCCCGCTGATCGGCACCTTCATCGCCTTGCAGGCCTGGTCCGGGATCGGGTTGTTGATCGTCAAGTTTTTCATCGCGACCTATCCGCTGGTCATGTACGTGTATTGCCTCAATTCCTTCGGCGGGCTGGAACACGACCGCATCAACGCCCGCCTCAACATGAACCCGGCGGTCACCGGCGAAGTCTCGCCGCGCGAACTCGTGATGTTGTCGCTGGGCGGCGCGTTCCTTTCCGGGCTGCTGTATTATTTTTGGTTCCCGAACTGCCTGCTGCCGTGGCTGTTGATCGTGGCCAACTGGACCTTCTATTCCCACCCGCGCATCTACGCCAAGAGCCGCCCAATTTTCGGCACGCTGGTACACTTCGTGGGCGGCGTGCTCCAGTTTCTGCTCGGCTACGCCGCCGCGCGCCCCATCGACGCCGAGGGCGTGTTGATCGGTGCGTACTTTTCGCTGGTGTTTTCAGCCGGTCACCTGAATCACGAAGTCAAGGATTACGAGCCGGACCAAGTCGCGGGCTTGCAGACCAACGCGGTTGTGTACGGCCCGCGGCGCATGTTCTCGATTGCGTTTGCGGTGTTCACGTTGGCTTTTTTCTATCTGCTGATTCTGGCCTGGCACGACGTCATTCCGTGGCGTTATGCGGGGCCATATTTGCTTATCTATGTGCCGCACTTGGCGCTTCACGTGCGGGCCACGCGCGGCGAGTGGAAGGGATACGATCGCACGTACCAAGTCGTTTATCGGACCTTGTTCGTACTGGCCGGCCTAGCGCTGGCCGCGAGCAAATGGTTGGCGCTGCGTTAG
- a CDS encoding NAD(P)/FAD-dependent oxidoreductase — MSISQYDVIVVGAGPTGSTAAFETAKAGYRVLLLERDAYPGENNSCGGGLGQFLQPKFDLPDSLIHKKINAVRLDLGFREKTYQAPSPIYMSIKRTEFDRFLADRAVQAGAELRVRQNAVAYDPFHKVLTILDRETKTNWEATAHVVIFADGVRTLARTQCGVGVDATRDPIVALAWELSYPDNPYDAFEFIFDERKLSHGYYWVFPTTDTLNVGFGGPARHIGRNARQWLQGFIDSRPDLKGLKPVRKTAGLIPSHVAERFHGAGILVVGDAAGFVNPLTGGGIYIGMLSAQMAARTVCEALAVGRFDNAFLSRYTRRIKTSPIYYGLHIFHALVNFTQRYRRRTGKPILGKVFKLYSDIGDFALRRL; from the coding sequence ATGAGTATTTCGCAATACGACGTCATCGTGGTCGGCGCCGGTCCGACCGGCAGCACCGCCGCTTTCGAAACGGCGAAAGCCGGGTACCGCGTGCTGCTGCTGGAGCGCGACGCCTACCCCGGCGAAAATAACTCCTGCGGCGGCGGCCTGGGCCAGTTTCTGCAGCCTAAGTTCGACCTACCCGATTCGCTCATCCACAAAAAGATCAACGCGGTGCGGCTCGATTTGGGATTTCGGGAAAAAACATACCAAGCGCCCTCGCCGATTTACATGAGCATCAAGCGCACCGAGTTCGATCGCTTCCTGGCCGACCGCGCCGTGCAAGCGGGCGCCGAATTGCGCGTGCGCCAAAACGCCGTCGCCTACGACCCCTTCCACAAAGTGCTGACGATTCTCGACCGCGAAACGAAGACGAATTGGGAAGCCACGGCGCACGTTGTTATCTTCGCCGACGGCGTGCGTACCTTGGCGCGCACCCAATGCGGCGTGGGCGTTGACGCCACGCGCGATCCCATCGTCGCACTGGCTTGGGAACTTTCCTATCCCGATAATCCTTACGACGCCTTCGAGTTCATCTTCGACGAACGCAAGCTCTCGCACGGCTATTACTGGGTGTTTCCGACCACCGATACGCTCAACGTGGGCTTCGGCGGCCCGGCGCGGCACATCGGCCGCAACGCCCGCCAGTGGCTTCAAGGTTTCATCGACAGTCGCCCCGATCTCAAAGGCCTGAAGCCGGTGCGCAAGACCGCCGGCCTGATTCCCTCCCACGTGGCCGAGCGATTTCACGGCGCGGGCATACTCGTGGTGGGCGACGCGGCGGGTTTCGTCAATCCGCTGACCGGCGGCGGCATTTATATCGGCATGCTCAGCGCCCAGATGGCGGCCCGTACGGTGTGCGAAGCCCTCGCGGTCGGCCGCTTCGACAACGCGTTTTTAAGCCGCTATACGCGGCGCATTAAAACGTCGCCCATTTACTACGGGCTGCACATCTTCCACGCGCTCGTCAATTTCACGCAGCGATACCGCCGCCGCACCGGCAAGCCGATTTTAGGCAAGGTCTTCAAGCTGTACTCGGATATCGGGGACTTCGCGCTGCGTCGCCTCTAG
- a CDS encoding lysylphosphatidylglycerol synthase transmembrane domain-containing protein: MRQSWKVYLPFAITGLLLGLLLFLYGDRRLLAAFTGIRLAPLALGVFFTLLTLLIGGTDRWRRIVRMSGTDLSWNDAWRMRLGGAPLKMVTPLRVSELLRAPYLVQRYGIPTATALGVVAFEKAVIVLGVAPALAVRVAVYGEVASLYVFVLTAVIVTLFATSDGRQIVLRSTRQLAPAQLPRVEQLLTAFSAAGFGGTLKWVGYSTVLTVTEAAALAFCLQAVGVELPVIEWLTVLPAVLLVAMVSFTVGGLGAREAALVLLFPALDPHSLMAGAMVFFVVAKVGVSALGLFWLPSYLRGMAKTD; the protein is encoded by the coding sequence ATGCGGCAGTCATGGAAAGTGTATCTTCCCTTTGCGATTACGGGCTTGCTGCTGGGCCTGCTGCTGTTTCTATACGGCGATCGACGACTACTCGCGGCCTTCACCGGCATTCGGCTCGCTCCGCTGGCGCTGGGCGTCTTCTTCACCTTGCTTACGTTGCTGATCGGCGGCACCGACCGCTGGCGGCGCATCGTGCGCATGAGCGGCACGGACCTTTCGTGGAACGACGCCTGGCGAATGCGGTTGGGCGGTGCGCCGCTGAAGATGGTCACGCCGCTGCGGGTCAGCGAATTGCTGCGCGCGCCGTACCTCGTGCAGCGCTACGGCATTCCGACGGCGACGGCGCTGGGCGTCGTGGCGTTCGAAAAGGCGGTGATCGTCCTGGGCGTGGCCCCCGCGTTGGCGGTGCGCGTGGCCGTTTACGGCGAAGTCGCCTCGCTCTACGTGTTCGTACTGACCGCCGTGATCGTTACCTTGTTTGCCACGAGCGACGGCCGGCAAATTGTGCTGCGTTCAACCCGGCAACTCGCCCCGGCGCAACTACCGCGCGTCGAGCAACTGCTTACGGCCTTTTCGGCAGCGGGATTCGGCGGCACGCTCAAGTGGGTCGGATATTCCACCGTGCTGACCGTTACCGAGGCGGCGGCCTTGGCGTTTTGTCTGCAGGCTGTCGGCGTGGAATTGCCGGTCATCGAGTGGCTTACGGTGCTGCCCGCCGTTTTGCTGGTGGCGATGGTTTCGTTCACCGTGGGCGGCCTCGGGGCGCGGGAAGCGGCGCTGGTGTTGCTGTTTCCGGCGCTCGACCCTCATTCGCTGATGGCCGGCGCGATGGTCTTTTTCGTGGTCGCAAAAGTGGGCGTGTCGGCACTGGGCCTGTTCTGGCTGCCTTCGTACTTGCGCGGGATGGCGAAAACCGACTAG